The sequence below is a genomic window from Chlamydiales bacterium.
ATATCGCACAGCAAAATTGCACCCGCAGGAGAGCGCGGCGAGCGCGCCAACGGGGTAGTACTCTGTACACCCCTTCTCCGAGGACGCGATTTGGCAAAGCGAGATGCAGCGCAAGAGGGTCGCAGGGAGGCCCCGAGAGAAGGCCAAAGGCCTATCTCCTGGCCTACCCGACATGTCTCTTCTGCTAATTAATAATGATAGAAAATTCAAAAAGGCAAGAGCTCGCGAGGAGCTCTTGCTGGAAGAAGAGGTTACTTGATGATGATGTCGATGCTGTTGATCTTGTCGCCCTGCTGGATCTTTTTGACAACATCCATGCCGGCAATTGTTTTTCCAAAGACAGAGTACTCGCCATCTAGGTAGGGCACCTTTTCAAGGGTGATGTAGAACTGGGAGCCGCTAGATCTTTTTTGTGGATTAGCTTGGTCTGGAAGGCGCGCCCAAGCGAGTGCTCCTTGCGTATGCTGAAGGCCGATCTCTGCGGGGATGGTGTATCCTGGGCCGCCAGAGCCTGTTCCTTTTGGATCTCCACCTTGAACGACGAAGTTGGGAACCACACGGTGGAAGGTGAGGCCGTTGTAGAAGCCGCCTTGTGCGAGTTGGATGAAGTTGGTAGCAGAGAGAGGAGCGGCTTTGTAATTAAGCTCGCATGTGATGTCTCCCTTTGTTGTATGAATCACGGCTTCGTAGGTCTTGCCTTCTTGAAAGGCGATCGGCTTAGTGGGTTCTGTAAATTTCACGGG
It includes:
- a CDS encoding peptidylprolyl isomerase — encoded protein: MACLFFNVTSIQAGEQPVKFTEPTKPIAFQEGKTYEAVIHTTKGDITCELNYKAAPLSATNFIQLAQGGFYNGLTFHRVVPNFVVQGGDPKGTGSGGPGYTIPAEIGLQHTQGALAWARLPDQANPQKRSSGSQFYITLEKVPYLDGEYSVFGKTIAGMDVVKKIQQGDKINSIDIIIK